The following coding sequences are from one Plasmodium sp. gorilla clade G2 genome assembly, chromosome: 1 window:
- a CDS encoding serine/threonine protein kinase, putative, with product MLISNRKRRKTYIYNDKYQYVNKKIKDKFIFMCLIGIGGFSCVYKIKKKERNKKYIHHDHNEKNKKYIHHYQNEKKNIYIPHDHNKRNKKNIPHEQKQNGNNKFYALKKIKFYANPKNLKEQILLNLREIKYLNLLKKYKNIVYLHEYWIEVHKPFYKENKKIKVNKKKKKIKKQKLSLFKDTIKIIKKKKKDKLKKKKKIEFFFKNIQYSSDTDDIKIIFEDADPQKIKNNNNIKNIKQKMQKGYNNNNKKNDKNCVNNNKKYNVVINKGIEKKYIINKINKKKINAKKKIYIYRHIYKNMYALFNIKKNSYYTYNNKNFQLLKKNNLFINKNQNNLYHSCYYYSSYTTTNKFKSLKEKQFTYISSFSSQICCSTTRRKTFSYNQNENYQEIKELNKYYNYNSSKCLDKHILNKPSTLYQNNNKHNNNKKKKDNNIVLNTLQTFYDDSDVYNLENVDTKETKQYNKYNNIEEMKNKNNKQIYFIYNNIYTMQNIKYTSYTSDISTIDHINIRNSYSLSNIFSCKTQNKDNNIFCQRHTKFINRLSKNKKNKLSQKKYYINKNKLKKIKIRKMFQMKKKKKKKILKNVNIRRNKNMYMYLSYIKFIISHNLCNKIHKEFKQLTNNVVRQIILHIFNYKTHTMNHIIKYTCNFYKKEIFLSSCKERIFFFIIYCFHKSGYVFSRLYGQEIKNKRNKIKNKKIQRIRNIQVQNVKAYKYRPFINNKEYSTDSKQMIYFLLNITLKNYIDYILRERYFLCSHYHLLIQKKWFIYNTTNVLSNYCLNQRSDNNDLMFNNNFILTNYMDRYTNFFKKKPCNDKIISYDMNQNLENEYLSLKGDKKINITTTYLYMKIRKILDKYSKRNEDKKNISKNKYSYNNRSFALLSYIKKKHKHNKIYNHIKEKNRYNKKTKYKFNLYIRMEYCKNTLENYINTREDININRNYEIIEMIILGLYYIHNNNIMHRDLKPSNIFISNNNIVKIGDFGLASYDYTYLKNNIRKKRKRKSNNLSYEYDIPKINILNLKKKKNTPPFNITNISNNNNNNNKNNIIRKKKEILFKNCCTKNIIHTKEINSNSSFQYFKKKKKKNLHYHHTLGIGTKIYAAPEQLLGNKYTKAVDMFSLGLIIVDLFTITKTYMERMKILCNARHRILPDLLIKKYPQVAKLCKNLLSLDYQLRWTSEELYKKKKYIY from the coding sequence ATGCTAATAAGTAacagaaaaagaagaaaaacgTATATATACAACGACAAATATCAATATgtcaataaaaaaataaaagacaaatttatatttatgtgtttaATAGGAATTGGAGGGTTTTcatgtgtatataaaataaagaaaaaagaaagaaacaaaaaatatatacatcatgatcataatgaaaaaaacaaaaaatatatacatcattatcagaatgaaaaaaaaaatatatatatacctcatgatcataataaaagaaacaaaaaaaatatacctcATGAGCAGAAACAAAATGGTAACAATAAATTTTATgctttaaagaaaataaaattttatgctaatccaaaaaatttaaaagaacaaatattattaaatttaagaGAAATCAAATATTTAAACCTActgaagaaatataaaaatattgtatatcTACATGAATACTGGATAGAAGTTCATAAACCTTTTtacaaagaaaataaaaaaattaaagtgaataaaaaaaagaaaaaaataaagaaacaaaaacTATCCTTATTTAAAGATACtatcaaaattattaagaagaaaaaaaaagacaagttaaaaaaaaaaaaaaaaatcgaattcttttttaaaaatattcaatatTCTAGTGATACAGATGatatcaaaattatttttgaaGATGCTGATccacaaaaaataaaaaataataataacataaaaaatataaaacaaaaaatgcaAAAAGGttataacaacaataataaaaagaatgacAAGAATTgtgtgaataataataaaaaatacaacgTTGTTATCAATAAAggtatagaaaaaaaatatataataaataaaataaataaaaaaaaaatcaatgcgaagaaaaagatatatatatatagacatatatataaaaatatgtatgctctttttaatataaaaaaaaattcctattatacatataataataaaaactttcaattattaaaaaaaaataatctttttataaataaaaatcaaaataaccTTTATCATtcttgttattattattcatctTATACAAcaacaaataaatttaaatccTTAAAGGAAAAACAATTTACATATATCAGTTCCTTCTCTTCTCAAATATGTTGTAGCACCACTAGAAGAAAAACTTTCTCTTACAATCAAAATGAGAATTATCaggaaataaaagaattaaataaatattataattacaaCTCTTCAAAATGTTTagataaacatatattaaataaaccATCCACGCTTTATCAAAacaataataaacataacaacaacaaaaaaaaaaaggataacaATATTGTATTAAATACATTACAAACATTTTATGATGATTCAGATGTATATAACTTGGAAAATGTAGACACCAAAGAAacaaaacaatataataaatataataatatagaagaaatgaaaaataaaaataataaacaaatatattttatatataataatatatatactatgcaaaatataaaatatacatcatACACATCAGATATATCTACTATagatcatattaatatacgCAATTCTTATAGCctatcaaatattttttcttgtaaaacacaaaataaagataataatatcttCTGTCAAAGACACACCAAATTTATTAACCGACTATCaaagaataagaaaaataaattatcacaaaaaaaatattatatcaataaaaataaactcaagaaaataaaaatcaggAAAATGTTtcagatgaaaaaaaaaaaaaaaaaaaaaattctcaaAAATGTAAAcataagaagaaataaaaatatgtacatgtatttatcttatataaaatttattattagtcACAACTTATGTAACAAGATACATAAGGAATTTAAACAACTTACAAATAATGTAGTTAGACAAATAattcttcatatatttaattataagaCACATACAATGAaccatataattaaatatacatgtaatttttataaaaaggaGATATTTTTATCTAGTTGTAAAGAgcgaatttttttttttataatatattgttttcATAAAAGTGGTTATGTTTTTTCAAGATTGTATGGacaagaaattaaaaataaaagaaataaaataaaaaataaaaaaattcaaagaataagaaatatacagGTTCAAAATGTAAAGGCTTATAAATATCGACCATTCATAAATAACAAAGAATATTCAACAGATTCAAaacaaatgatatattttttattaaatataactttgaaaaattatatagattATATATTAAGGGAAAggtattttttatgttctcattatcatcttttaattcaaaaaaaatggtTCATTTATAATACCACAAATGTTTTATCAAATTATTGTTTGAATCAAAgaagtgataataatgacCTCatgtttaataataattttattcttaCTAATTATATGGATAGGTATAcaaattttttcaaaaaaaaaccatgtaatgataaaattatttcCTATGACATGAATCAGAATTTAGAAAATGAATATCTTTCACTTAAAGGTGACAAAAAAATCAATATAACAACaacttatttatatatgaaaataaggAAGATATTAgataaatattcaaaaagaaatgaagataaaaaaaatatatcaaaaaacaaatattctTACAACAATAGAAGTTTtgctttattatcatatataaaaaagaaacataaacataataagatatataaccacattaaagaaaagaatcgatataataaaaagacaaaatataaatttaacttatatataagaatggAATATTGTAAAAACACActagaaaattatattaacacaagagaagatattaatattaatagaaattatgaaataataGAAATGATCATATTaggtttatattatattcacaataataatattatgcaTAGAGATTTAAAACCTtccaatattttcatatccAATAACAATATTGTTAAGATAGGGGACTTTGGGTTAGCATCCTATGATTATACTTATctcaaaaataatataagaaaaaagagaaaaagaaaatccaATAACTTGTCATATGAATATGATATaccaaaaattaatatattaaatttgaaaaaaaaaaaaaatactccCCCCTTCAATATAActaatatatctaataataataataataataataaaaataatattattaggaaaaaaaaagaaattttatttaaaaattgctgtactaaaaatattatacacacAAAGGAAATAAACAGTAACTCCTCATTTCaatactttaaaaaaaaaaaaaaaaaaaatcttcattatcatcataccTTAGGAATAGGAACTAAAATATATGCAGCTCCAGAACAATTATtaggaaataaatatacaaaagcAGTTGATATGTTTTCTCTTGGATTAATTATAGTTGATTTATTTACTATAACAAAAACTTACATGGAAAGAATGAAAATTTTATGTAATGCTAGACATCGAATTTTACCTGActtgttaataaaaaaatatccaCAGGTAGCCAAATTGtgtaaaaatttattatcgCTAGATTATCAATTAAGATGGACCTCCGAAGAGTtatataagaagaaaaaatatatatattga